The following are encoded in a window of Pseudomonas sp. JQ170C genomic DNA:
- a CDS encoding DUF1254 domain-containing protein has translation MKTTVLAASLFSLALPAFAQIPDTLAKDAYVYGYSIDEAYKFFYETAVKTDTALNRFQNIRHLADDTYTAHPTINNDTLHLMGWLDVAAEPVIVSVPNMDKGRYWILHTMDMGHYTTSMIGSRTRANQGGHFMFAARDWKGEVPDSVTEVIRVDSNLVKLMGRIMATGPADEKVALNYMDDWNVRTLSAYLGVPGPKAKQRTYLDPAKTTWLQRVNFVLCDGSMGQADKKWLDQYKAVGLAPCKEDFTQEQLAAAKQGEVLGMQHIKALAPKMTTSGKLLGTREQLGEGERDLFAEGTYIGQWGLPPDETVYLQAVTGSDGKAINGAAGKAYRMHFKAPKVSEFWSFTAYASDNRLMAHNDINRHSRGDRTLTPDAEGNYTLELSAKGDASNPNWLPIPEKDAYVVLRMYGPSKDVQQGKYSFPVLEVVNP, from the coding sequence ATGAAAACCACTGTTCTTGCCGCATCCTTGTTTTCACTCGCCCTTCCCGCGTTTGCCCAGATACCCGACACCCTGGCGAAGGACGCCTATGTCTATGGCTACTCGATTGACGAGGCCTACAAGTTCTTCTACGAGACAGCGGTAAAAACAGACACAGCGCTTAACCGTTTCCAGAACATCCGGCACCTGGCCGACGATACCTACACGGCGCACCCGACCATCAACAACGACACACTGCACCTGATGGGCTGGCTCGACGTCGCGGCCGAGCCGGTCATCGTCAGCGTGCCGAACATGGACAAAGGCCGTTACTGGATACTGCACACCATGGACATGGGGCACTACACCACCAGCATGATCGGCTCGCGCACACGCGCCAACCAGGGCGGGCATTTCATGTTCGCCGCGCGCGACTGGAAAGGCGAAGTGCCGGACAGCGTCACCGAAGTGATCCGCGTCGACTCCAACCTGGTGAAGTTGATGGGCAGGATCATGGCCACGGGGCCAGCAGACGAAAAAGTCGCACTCAACTACATGGACGACTGGAACGTGCGCACGCTCTCCGCCTACCTGGGCGTGCCCGGTCCAAAGGCCAAGCAGCGCACCTACCTGGACCCGGCGAAAACCACCTGGCTGCAACGGGTCAACTTTGTCCTCTGCGATGGCAGCATGGGCCAGGCCGACAAAAAATGGCTGGACCAGTACAAAGCAGTGGGCCTGGCGCCCTGCAAGGAAGACTTCACCCAGGAGCAACTGGCTGCTGCCAAACAAGGTGAAGTGCTGGGCATGCAGCACATCAAGGCGCTGGCCCCGAAGATGACCACCTCCGGCAAACTACTGGGCACCCGTGAACAACTCGGCGAAGGCGAGCGCGATCTGTTCGCCGAGGGCACCTACATCGGCCAGTGGGGCCTGCCGCCGGATGAAACCGTTTACCTCCAGGCCGTCACGGGCAGCGATGGCAAGGCCATCAACGGTGCCGCTGGCAAGGCCTATCGCATGCACTTCAAGGCACCCAAGGTCAGCGAGTTCTGGTCGTTCACCGCCTACGCGTCGGACAATCGACTGATGGCGCATAACGACATCAACCGCCATAGCCGGGGCGACCGCACCTTGACCCCGGATGCCGAAGGCAACTACACCCTCGAGCTCAGTGCCAAGGGCGACGCCAGCAACCCGAACTGGCTACCGATTCCGGAAAAAGACGCCTACGTCGTGCTCAGAATGTACGGTCCCAGCAAGGATGTGCAGCAAGGCAAGTACAGTTTCCCGGTTCTTGAGGTGGTAAATCCTTGA
- a CDS encoding enoyl-CoA hydratase/isomerase family protein, with the protein MTSVVLTVEDGLATLVLSGPGRKNALTWQAIGELERTFGRLRDDPQVNAVLLTGAGDDFCSGGDISMMGSSTDASVLNEVMASANRLVSTLLNFDRPVIAAVDGVAFGAGFSLALACDFLIASDRARLCMSFARIGAMVDLGATYTLPRIVGYQKAKEIIYSAREVAAHEALALGIALEIHPPERLAARAEELARSLANMSPVAFALTKRLLGRTFESNLAAQLEAEGSAQAVAMNDQYFTDAIERFMRKEPSLYRWPTLK; encoded by the coding sequence ATGACCTCTGTTGTGCTTACCGTAGAAGACGGCCTGGCAACGCTCGTACTCTCGGGCCCGGGCCGCAAGAATGCCCTCACCTGGCAAGCAATAGGTGAACTTGAACGAACATTTGGCCGCCTGCGCGACGATCCGCAGGTCAACGCGGTGTTGCTGACCGGCGCCGGCGACGATTTTTGCTCCGGTGGCGACATCAGCATGATGGGCAGCTCGACCGATGCGTCTGTACTGAACGAGGTGATGGCGTCAGCCAATCGCCTGGTGTCGACGTTGTTGAACTTCGACCGACCGGTGATAGCGGCCGTCGACGGTGTCGCATTCGGTGCCGGCTTCAGCCTGGCCCTTGCGTGCGACTTTCTGATCGCATCGGATCGTGCACGCTTGTGCATGTCGTTTGCGCGTATCGGTGCCATGGTGGATTTGGGCGCAACGTACACACTGCCGCGGATTGTCGGTTATCAGAAGGCCAAGGAGATCATCTATAGCGCCCGCGAGGTTGCTGCGCATGAGGCGTTGGCCCTTGGAATTGCCCTGGAGATTCACCCGCCCGAGCGCCTGGCTGCCCGCGCAGAAGAACTGGCACGCAGTCTGGCCAACATGTCGCCTGTGGCATTCGCTCTGACCAAGCGTCTGCTGGGGCGCACCTTTGAAAGCAACCTGGCGGCACAACTGGAAGCAGAAGGCAGTGCGCAGGCGGTGGCGATGAATGATCAGTACTTCACCGATGCCATTGAAAGGTTCATGCGCAAAGAGCCGTCGCTGTACCGCTGGCCGACGTTGAAATGA
- a CDS encoding DUF1329 domain-containing protein: MNTTIMMRMGSLTLTLLAGSAMAAVSPEEAARLGTSLTPLGGEKAANADGSIPAWTGGLKKNAAPAVNDFIGNPFEGEQPQFVITAANAEQYKDKLSAGQLAMFKRYPDTYKMPVYKTQRTASAPQAVYDAAKNSALTTQAVNNGYGLKDFEKSHYYAFPIPKNGVEVVWNHLTRYRGASFIQQLAQATPQVNGSYTIVNVEQSTGFPWLMKDTDPEQSANILFYVKQTVTSPARLAGNVLLVHETIDQVKDPRMAWAYNAGQRRVRRAPQVAYDGPGTAADGLRVADQADMYNGAPDRYDWKLIGKKEMYIPYNNYKLFSPTLKYDQIIKPGHINQDLTRYELHRVWEVEATVLPNERSIYAKRRMYFDEDTWAAVEIDHYDSRGQLWRVGEGHLVNDYVQGTANFAAITVYDLIAGRYIVSNMQNENKRGQNYAYRPTMVDFTPAALRNAGIR; encoded by the coding sequence ATGAATACAACAATAATGATGCGCATGGGCTCGTTGACGTTAACCCTGCTGGCAGGCAGCGCGATGGCCGCTGTTTCGCCCGAAGAGGCGGCCAGGCTGGGTACCAGCCTCACGCCGCTGGGCGGGGAGAAGGCCGCTAACGCGGATGGCAGTATCCCGGCCTGGACGGGGGGCTTGAAGAAAAACGCGGCACCAGCGGTCAATGACTTCATCGGCAACCCCTTTGAAGGCGAGCAACCCCAGTTTGTGATCACGGCAGCCAACGCAGAGCAGTACAAGGACAAACTGAGTGCCGGCCAGCTGGCAATGTTCAAGCGCTACCCCGACACCTACAAGATGCCGGTGTACAAGACCCAACGCACGGCGTCCGCTCCGCAGGCGGTATACGACGCGGCAAAGAACAGCGCCCTGACGACCCAGGCCGTGAACAACGGTTACGGCCTGAAGGACTTCGAGAAGTCGCACTACTACGCGTTCCCGATTCCCAAGAACGGGGTCGAAGTGGTGTGGAACCACTTGACCCGCTATCGAGGTGCCAGTTTCATCCAGCAGCTTGCCCAGGCCACGCCGCAGGTCAACGGCAGCTACACCATCGTCAACGTCGAACAGAGCACCGGCTTTCCCTGGCTGATGAAGGACACTGATCCCGAGCAAAGCGCCAATATCCTGTTCTACGTCAAGCAGACGGTAACCTCGCCTGCACGCCTGGCGGGCAATGTGTTGCTGGTTCACGAGACCATCGACCAGGTCAAGGACCCGCGCATGGCCTGGGCCTACAACGCCGGCCAGCGCCGGGTCAGGCGTGCCCCGCAGGTCGCCTACGACGGCCCGGGCACTGCCGCCGACGGCCTGCGCGTGGCTGACCAGGCCGACATGTACAACGGTGCGCCAGACCGTTACGACTGGAAGCTGATCGGCAAGAAGGAAATGTACATCCCGTACAACAACTACAAGCTGTTCTCGCCCACGCTCAAGTACGACCAGATCATCAAGCCCGGCCACATCAACCAGGACCTGACCCGCTACGAGCTCCACCGCGTGTGGGAGGTCGAGGCGACTGTGCTGCCCAATGAGCGCAGCATTTATGCCAAGCGTCGCATGTATTTCGATGAGGACACCTGGGCTGCCGTTGAGATCGATCACTACGATTCGCGCGGTCAGCTGTGGCGGGTAGGAGAGGGGCACTTGGTCAACGACTATGTCCAGGGCACTGCCAACTTTGCCGCCATTACGGTGTACGACCTGATCGCTGGCCGCTACATCGTTTCCAACATGCAGAATGAAAACAAGCGCGGGCAGAACTACGCCTACCGCCCGACCATGGTCGATTTCACCCCCGCGGCGTTGCGCAACGCCGGTATCCGCTGA
- a CDS encoding DUF1302 domain-containing protein — translation MTITTTRGIFRPHLLASAIAVGISAQAHAINFSVGEIEASFDSSLSVGASWSVRSPDPDFISNFNSQGVRGNASSRTSDDNRLNFKKGETFSKIFKGVHDLELKYGDSGAFVRGKYWYDAELMDESRPFYDIDDQGRDRAAKSSGAMFLDSFVYHNYSLADLAGNVRLGKQVVSWGESTFIGNSINSINPIDVAALRRPGAEVKEGLIPVNLLYVSQGLSENLTAEAFYQLEWKSSVIDNCGTFFGNDVTPEGCNDRVVIAGLDLPPGVASNTGSGLAVGGAGTQGGGVDDAFIPRTKTKDAKDSGQFGVALRWFVPQVNDTEFGAYFLNYHSRNPNLDFTRATNTASSGTGLATVPGAINAIRTASYHVVYPEDIRLYGLSFSTNLAGTALGGEISFRPNMPLQLNGADTNLAALDNKNSPLFISGHSNSAPGAELKGYERMPVLQTQVSATQFFDQVMGASRLTVVGEVGYNRINGLGDSDGADLRFGRSTIFGAGELQTAPGPGATGAQTCAGAPSQVPGAAPGDTRPSNPQQKCNSHGYYTTDSWGYRLRGKLDYPNVIAGINLSPNLAWSHDVEGNGPNFEEGLKAISLGVDAEYANQYTASLSYTDFFGGDFNTNGDRDYVALSFGVNF, via the coding sequence ATGACAATAACAACAACGCGCGGAATTTTTCGGCCGCATCTATTGGCCTCGGCCATTGCCGTGGGCATCAGCGCACAGGCGCACGCCATCAATTTCAGTGTCGGGGAAATCGAGGCAAGCTTTGATTCGTCGCTGTCGGTAGGGGCCAGTTGGTCTGTCCGCAGCCCGGACCCTGACTTCATCTCCAACTTCAACTCACAAGGCGTCAGGGGCAATGCCTCGTCGCGTACCAGCGACGACAACCGGCTGAACTTCAAGAAGGGCGAGACCTTCTCGAAAATCTTCAAGGGCGTGCATGACCTGGAGCTGAAGTACGGCGACAGCGGTGCGTTTGTCCGTGGCAAATACTGGTATGACGCTGAGCTGATGGATGAAAGCCGGCCGTTCTACGACATCGACGACCAGGGTCGCGACCGTGCCGCCAAGTCGTCCGGGGCGATGTTCCTCGACAGTTTCGTCTACCACAACTACAGCCTCGCGGACCTTGCGGGAAACGTGCGCCTGGGCAAGCAGGTGGTGAGCTGGGGCGAGAGCACCTTCATCGGCAACTCGATCAACAGCATCAACCCTATCGACGTGGCGGCCCTGCGGCGCCCTGGGGCCGAAGTCAAGGAAGGTCTGATCCCGGTCAATCTGCTCTATGTATCCCAGGGCCTGTCGGAGAATTTGACAGCAGAAGCCTTCTACCAGCTGGAATGGAAGAGCTCGGTGATTGATAACTGCGGCACCTTCTTCGGCAATGACGTGACCCCCGAAGGTTGCAACGATCGAGTGGTGATCGCCGGCCTGGATCTGCCCCCGGGTGTGGCCAGCAACACCGGCTCGGGGTTGGCAGTGGGAGGGGCGGGCACACAGGGCGGTGGGGTGGACGATGCCTTCATACCGCGCACCAAAACCAAGGACGCCAAGGACAGCGGTCAGTTCGGCGTGGCGCTGCGCTGGTTTGTGCCGCAGGTCAACGACACCGAGTTTGGCGCTTACTTCCTCAATTACCACAGCCGCAACCCCAACCTGGACTTTACCCGTGCCACCAACACGGCCAGTAGCGGCACCGGCCTGGCAACGGTACCGGGCGCCATCAACGCGATCCGCACGGCCAGTTACCACGTGGTCTACCCCGAAGACATCCGGCTCTATGGCTTGAGTTTCTCGACCAACCTCGCGGGTACCGCATTGGGCGGCGAGATCAGCTTCCGGCCGAACATGCCGCTGCAGCTCAATGGCGCTGACACTAACCTGGCGGCGCTGGATAACAAGAACTCGCCATTGTTCATTTCCGGCCACTCCAACAGCGCACCCGGCGCGGAGCTCAAGGGTTATGAGCGCATGCCGGTGCTGCAAACCCAGGTATCAGCCACACAGTTCTTCGACCAGGTCATGGGCGCCAGTCGCCTGACCGTAGTGGGGGAGGTGGGTTACAACCGCATCAATGGCCTGGGTGATTCCGATGGCGCGGACCTGCGCTTCGGCCGCAGCACGATCTTCGGTGCCGGCGAGCTGCAGACAGCCCCTGGGCCAGGTGCGACAGGAGCGCAAACCTGCGCGGGCGCACCGAGCCAGGTGCCGGGTGCGGCGCCTGGGGACACCCGCCCGAGCAACCCGCAGCAAAAGTGCAACAGCCACGGCTACTACACCACCGACTCCTGGGGTTACCGCCTGCGCGGCAAACTGGATTACCCCAATGTGATTGCCGGCATCAACCTGTCGCCGAACCTGGCCTGGTCCCATGACGTGGAAGGTAACGGCCCGAACTTCGAGGAAGGTCTCAAGGCCATCAGCCTCGGCGTGGATGCCGAGTACGCCAACCAATACACCGCCAGCCTGAGTTACACGGACTTCTTCGGCGGCGACTTCAACACCAACGGTGATCGCGATTACGTCGCGCTGAGCTTCGGCGTCAACTTCTGA
- a CDS encoding SDR family NAD(P)-dependent oxidoreductase yields the protein MSGALVQAHGLQGKVVIVTGGGRGLGRAISAGFAQAGARVALVGRDAETLEQARREIIEAGGEAQAFAADVSSEAAIQSMCEAVVATWGRIDVLVNNAGINPWYKAAEDTPLAQWQAIIDVNLTGVFLACKHAGKHMLAAGEGAIINITSVAGRLGLSRTTAYCAAKGGVELMTRQLAMDWATRGVRVNAVAPGYFSTDLTEGMRKNEGLSQRVTERTPLRRFGDPEEIVGACLFLASPAASYVTGQSLGVDGGWTAC from the coding sequence ATGAGCGGTGCATTGGTGCAGGCGCACGGCCTGCAAGGCAAGGTGGTGATCGTTACCGGCGGTGGACGCGGTCTGGGCCGGGCGATTTCCGCGGGGTTTGCCCAGGCGGGCGCCAGGGTGGCGCTGGTAGGGCGTGACGCCGAGACCCTCGAGCAGGCCCGGCGCGAAATCATCGAAGCCGGCGGCGAGGCCCAAGCCTTCGCCGCCGATGTGTCCAGCGAGGCGGCTATCCAGTCGATGTGCGAGGCCGTGGTTGCCACCTGGGGGCGCATTGACGTGCTGGTCAACAACGCCGGTATCAACCCCTGGTACAAGGCCGCCGAGGACACACCGCTTGCGCAGTGGCAGGCGATCATCGACGTCAACCTGACCGGCGTATTCCTCGCCTGCAAGCACGCCGGCAAGCACATGCTGGCCGCCGGGGAGGGCGCGATCATCAATATCACTTCGGTGGCCGGGCGCCTTGGCCTGAGCCGGACCACCGCCTATTGCGCCGCCAAGGGGGGCGTCGAGCTCATGACGCGGCAACTGGCCATGGACTGGGCAACGCGCGGCGTGCGGGTCAACGCCGTCGCACCGGGGTATTTCTCCACCGACCTTACCGAAGGCATGCGCAAGAACGAAGGGCTGAGCCAGCGCGTTACCGAACGGACACCGTTGCGGCGCTTTGGCGACCCCGAAGAAATCGTCGGCGCCTGCCTGTTCCTGGCGTCGCCCGCCGCCAGTTACGTGACCGGCCAATCCCTCGGCGTCGATGGCGGCTGGACGGCCTGTTGA
- a CDS encoding acyl-CoA dehydrogenase family protein, with protein MDFSLSPEQLALREKTRAFIRDVVMPYEHDTRRGAHGPEASLRQVLVEKAREAGLLTPQASKHLGGLGLSHQDKAVIFEAAGYSMLGPVALNCAAPDEGNMHMLEQVATPAQQARWLAPMVAGETRSCFCMTEPHPGAGADPSQMKTTAVATDDGFVINGDKWLITGAEGAAFSIIMARTLVDGEDVGATMFLVDLPNPAFRIERTLDTLDSSFPGGHAQIVLDNLFVPRDQVLGEVGQGFRYAQVRLVPARLTHCMRWLGAAQRAHDIASEHARTRRAFGGPLISHEGVGFMLADNEIDLHHVRLGVAHTAWLLDQGERASSESSMVKVNSAEAIWRVVDRCVQILGGLGITRDTEVERIFRDVRAFRIYDGPSEVHRWSIARKLAKAGQ; from the coding sequence ATGGATTTTTCCCTGTCTCCCGAGCAACTCGCCCTGCGCGAGAAAACCCGTGCCTTTATCCGCGATGTCGTCATGCCCTATGAGCACGACACGCGCCGGGGTGCCCACGGTCCCGAGGCGAGCCTGCGCCAGGTGTTGGTGGAAAAGGCCCGTGAAGCGGGCTTGCTGACTCCCCAGGCGAGCAAGCACCTGGGCGGGTTGGGGCTGTCGCACCAGGACAAGGCAGTGATTTTCGAGGCCGCCGGCTACTCGATGCTTGGCCCGGTGGCACTCAACTGCGCGGCGCCCGATGAAGGCAACATGCACATGCTCGAGCAGGTCGCGACACCTGCCCAGCAGGCCCGTTGGCTGGCGCCGATGGTGGCGGGCGAAACCCGTTCCTGCTTCTGCATGACCGAACCGCACCCGGGGGCCGGGGCAGACCCTTCACAGATGAAAACCACCGCAGTGGCGACCGACGACGGTTTTGTCATCAACGGCGACAAGTGGTTGATCACCGGCGCCGAGGGCGCGGCATTCAGCATCATCATGGCGCGCACCCTGGTCGATGGCGAGGACGTCGGCGCGACCATGTTTCTGGTTGACCTGCCGAACCCCGCGTTTCGCATCGAACGTACCCTCGACACCTTGGACTCGTCGTTCCCCGGTGGCCATGCACAGATTGTCCTCGACAACCTGTTCGTACCCCGTGATCAGGTGCTCGGTGAGGTTGGCCAAGGTTTTCGCTATGCGCAGGTGCGCCTGGTGCCAGCGCGCCTGACCCACTGCATGCGCTGGCTCGGGGCGGCGCAACGTGCGCACGACATCGCCAGCGAACATGCGCGTACACGACGGGCGTTCGGCGGGCCGCTGATCAGCCACGAGGGGGTCGGTTTCATGCTCGCCGACAACGAGATCGACTTGCACCATGTACGCCTTGGTGTGGCGCACACCGCCTGGCTGCTTGATCAAGGTGAACGCGCCAGCAGCGAAAGCAGCATGGTCAAGGTCAATTCGGCCGAAGCGATCTGGCGTGTTGTCGATCGCTGTGTGCAGATTCTTGGTGGCTTGGGCATCACCCGCGACACCGAAGTCGAACGGATCTTTCGCGATGTGCGCGCGTTCCGTATTTACGATGGCCCGTCGGAAGTGCACCGCTGGAGCATTGCCCGCAAGCTCGCGAAGGCCGGGCAATGA